A portion of the Hylaeus volcanicus isolate JK05 unplaced genomic scaffold, UHH_iyHylVolc1.0_haploid 12237, whole genome shotgun sequence genome contains these proteins:
- the LOC128884454 gene encoding lipoate-protein ligase A-like has protein sequence MFRYIRPALNKAFRPSANKCCKRSQTTLKHCFGLHDKPNSIAIVSNVNEIHFNLAVEDYLMNVLRPPCPLFFWWRNASNVVIGRHQNPWSECRWELMQQDGVDIARRFSGGGAVYQDLGNSCFTLLLPEKMYDSEKNNNIILNVLKHYFNIHGEASGRNDMVVNNKKISGSAFKQLRKVGEPNLSLQHGTLLIDTDMKAVEKYLTPNSKKLQSKGVSSVSSRVMNLKELNPNISHETLQEPLIEEFCKQYSSNEACLTFSVDKESEITKDPNFVSTYNQLKDWNWRFGKTPEFSHTLQDRLSQATVELHLNIVNGQISNVKLYTDSLFPEVVPLVEDALKANTNVKQEIDDIKHMILDRL, from the exons atgtttcgttatataAGACCAGCGCTGAATAAAGCATTTCGTCCTTCCGCAAACAAATGTTGTAAACGAAGTCAAACAACATTAAAACATTGCTTTGGTTTACATGACAAACCCAATAGTATTGCTATTGTATCCAATgttaatgaaattcattttaatttagcaGTAGAAGATTACCTTATGAATGTTCTACGACCCCCCTGTCCTTTGTTTTTTTGGTGGAGAAATGCAAGCAATGTTGTCATTGGAAGACATCAAAATCCATGGAGTGAATGCCGCTGGGAACTTATGCAACAAGACGGCGTTGACATAGCTCGTCGTTTTAGTGGTGGAGGAGCCGTGTATCAAGATTTAGGAAATTCTTGCTTTACTTTATTACTACCAGAAAAGATGTACGattcagagaaaaataataacattatattgAATGTTTTGAAGCATTACTTTAATATACATGGTGAGGCAAGTGGAAGAAATGATATGGTggttaataacaaaaaa ATTTCCGGTTCTGCATTTAAACAATTGCGCAAAGTGGGAGAACCCAACTTATCTCTACAACATGGAACACTTTTAATAGATACAGATATGAAAGCAGTAGAAAAGTACCTTACACCGAATTCGAAGAAGTTACAGTCGAAAGGTGTTAGTAGTGTGTCTTCACGTGTTAtgaatttgaaagaattaaatcCAAATATTTCCCACGAAACACTTCAAGAACCTCTTATTgaagaattttgtaaacaatataGTTCTAACGAAGCTTGCTTA ACGTTTTCCGTTGATAAAGAATCTGAAATAACAAAAGATCCGAATTTCGTGTCCACCTACAACCAGCTGAAAGATTGGAACTGGCGTTTTGGAAAGACTCCTGAATTCTCCCATACTCTACAAGATCGATTAAGTCAGGCAACAGTTGAGTTGCATTTGAATATTGTAAATGGCCAAATCTCAAACGTTAAACTCTATACTGATTCTCTGTTTCCTGAGGTAGTTCCCTTAGTAGAAGATGCTCTCAAAG CGAATACTAATGTGAAACAAGAAATAGATGATATCAAGCATATGATACTTGATCGTCTTTAA
- the LOC128884406 gene encoding beta-catenin-like protein 1: protein MSVHTSNKRKAENLNENRSKKTKDAFSLEKLPENLSSKEIQQLLDNQDRDGIAFTLSVNNMKQIVDQLKSSIQTNQVMRLKYPESPEKFMKSEVDLEEDITRLKNLCASSDLINAFLSAEGFFLLVPLLSHANVDLAGTVASTIVDLTSPDVEVEDESTILNALLNVGITSFLTELLTRLDDTEENEDQDIITTTLQLVDNLLEMNPILVSERFLLESPKFLCYLIKTIRGPVDTKDKFPNISYNRCYTAELLSVILQHNEKSRSFLGNQSESNAIEKLLRCISVYRKIDARSANEEEFVANIGNSLMSLLKVKENQDIFRQVLGIDLMIRLLRDRRLIYPLALKITTYTLDAHRENCHVFIERLGLKSLFGIFCKQGVRCYPASKEWKDEDEYCLHIILHLCRYSTGTPLARVLNKFTENKFEKLERLLELHQYYYYQVVEKQTGCKKQSQNIQELPEGFSINAKEEEYLKQCDAGLFIVQCADIILIRLANMGNVLVTKQIFQLLNLKGVRIDEIISVIEGYIKYVNTSNTQVIEMKEYLANFLSFSKNCV, encoded by the exons ATGTCTGTACATACTTCCAACAAACGGAAAGCGgaaaatttgaacgaaaatcGTTCAAAAAAAACTAAAGATGCATTCAGTTTGGAGAAACTTCCAGAAAATTTATCatcaaaagaaattcaacAATTACTAGATAATCAAGATAGA GACGGAATCGCCTTTACATTATCTGTCAATAATATGAAGCAAATCGTTGATCAATTAAAATCATCCATACAAACAAATCAAGTGATGCGTTTAAAATATCCAGAGAGTCCAGAAAA ATTTATGAAATCGGAGGTGGATTTGGAAGAGGATATAACAAGGCTTAAGAATCTTTGTGCTTCCTCAGACCTTATAAATGCGTTTCTATCGGCCGAAggatttttcttattagttcCATTACTGAGTCATGCCAATGTGGATCTTGCGGGAACGGTTGCTTCAACCATTGTCGATTTGACGTCACCGGACGTCGAAGTCGAAGATGAATCAACCATTCTTAATGCATTG CTAAACGTGGGAATCACAAGTTTCCTTACGGAATTATTGACTCGACTTGATGATActgaagaaaatgaagatcAGGATATAATTACAACGACACTCCAA CTTGTCGACAACCTATTAGAAATGAATCCTATACTTGTATCAGAACGGTTTTTGTTGGAATCACCAAA GTTTTTGTGCTACTTGATCAAAACCATACGCGGACCTGTGGATACAAAAGATAAATTTCCTAATATATCGTATAATAGATGTTATACTGCGGAACTTCTTTCAGTAATATTGCAACATAACGAAAAATCTCGT TCTTTTCTAGGAAATCAATCCGAGTCGAACGcaatcgaaaaattattacgCTGCATATCAGTGTATCGTAAAATTGATGCTAGATCTGCTAATGAAGAAGAATTTGTTGCGAATATTGGCAATTCTTTAATGTctttattaaaagtgaaagaaaatcAAGACATTTTTCGGCAAGTACTAGGAATCGATCTTATGATCCGCTTACTTCGAGATAGAAGGCTTATATATCCTTtggctttaaaaataacaacatATACTTTAGATGCGCACCGGGAAAATTGCCATGTTTTTATTGAACG tttaggtttaaaatcgttatttggaatattttgtaaacaa GGTGTTCGTTGTTATCCGGCAAGCAAGGAATGGAAAGACGAGGATG AGTATTGCCTTCATATTATCTTACACTTATGCCGTTACAGTACTGGAACCCCTTTAG cTCGCGTGCTTAATAAATtcacagaaaataaatttgagaaattagAAAGATTGCTAGAATTACatcagtattattattatcaa GTCGTAGAAAAACAAACAGGATGTAAAAAACAAAGCCAGAATATACAAGAATTACCTGAAGGg TTTTCTATTAATGCGAAAGAAGAAGAGTATTTAAAGCAATGTGATGCAG GTTTATTTATAGTACAATGTGCTGATATCATCCTTATTCGATTAGCGAATATGGGCAATGTTCTTGTGACGAAGCAAATTTTCCAATTGCTTAATCTAAAAGGAGTGAGAATTGATGAGATTATTAGCGTTATTGAAG gtTATATAAAGTATGTCAATACAAGTAACACTCAAGTCattgaaatgaaagaatatcttgctaattttttaagtttttcaaaaaattgtgtatgA